Below is a genomic region from Aerosakkonema funiforme FACHB-1375.
GCAGCCGAACTTATGGCAGTGGAAAAGAACAACATTTAGCCAAATCAAAAGCCAACCTATCCTCAATTAGAGAAGACGTAGAATACACGATGAGTCAGCGCCAGTTAATCGCTTTTCTAGTTGATGAAGCACAGCGATTTACTAAAATGGCGAGCGGGCGACGACTGCAAGACCAAATGGATGCTATTGTGTCAATGGCTGGTATGACAAATACTCTACATGGATTGTTTGGCACTTATGAACTATTGGAATTTCGGAATCTGAGCGCTCAATTGAGCCGACGCAGCATCGATATCCACTTTCAGCGTTACCAGGTTGAATATGCGGAAGATATTATAGATTTCAAACGGGTACTCAAGAGCTTTGCTTGTCAGATGCCTTTGCCAGAAGAACCTGATTTGGAGTTGCATTGGGAATATTTTTATGAACGTAGTATCGGATGTGTAGGTATTGTTAAGGATTGGCTGACTCAAGCTTTAAGAAAAGCCTTAGATGCGGAAGCTTCTACTCTTACTCTCGTTCATCTCAAACCTTATGCTCCCTCTGTATCTAAATGTATGCAAATGATTACTGAGGCTATCGAAGGTGAGAAGGCTTTGATTGAGGATGAAACAGAATTAATTAAGCTGCGCCAAAAGTTAGGATTGACCGCAATCTCTTCACCGATAGCTAAAGAAGCATCTCCAGATAATATGGCTAATTCTGCTCAAACTTCTAAGACTTCTCGAAAGAAGAGAAACCCTGGCGAGCGCAATCCCCATCGGGATGTTATTGGAGGGACTCAAAATGTCAGTTAATAGATTCACTCTCCATCAGCGTAGAAAAACTTTTCTACCAGACATTCCTGAACGTAGCTGCCTTTATCCTCTTGCACCTTGGGGCGTAGGGACTTCTGATGTGGAAAGTTTAACTAGCTATGTCGCGAGATTGGCAGCTATTCATCAAGTACCAACTGGGATTTTGCTTGGAAAGTATGTCACTCCGATAATTAGCCAATTTACTGACAAAGATGTGCCAAGGATATCTCATTCTTTTTG
It encodes:
- a CDS encoding ATP-binding protein; this encodes MTTLPRFPRELLQASKSERLAYFSDCTVVHRRLKEAYDNFVEAITNPGGAALVFLFGPTGVGKTTLLYQVMKVLIEQNLLAMALDPGFIPVATVEAHSPELGNFDWKDYYKSVLVALADPFVEYKLKTRSSRTYGSGKEQHLAKSKANLSSIREDVEYTMSQRQLIAFLVDEAQRFTKMASGRRLQDQMDAIVSMAGMTNTLHGLFGTYELLEFRNLSAQLSRRSIDIHFQRYQVEYAEDIIDFKRVLKSFACQMPLPEEPDLELHWEYFYERSIGCVGIVKDWLTQALRKALDAEASTLTLVHLKPYAPSVSKCMQMITEAIEGEKALIEDETELIKLRQKLGLTAISSPIAKEASPDNMANSAQTSKTSRKKRNPGERNPHRDVIGGTQNVS